A single window of Pectobacterium parmentieri DNA harbors:
- a CDS encoding S53 family peptidase — protein sequence MTYQLLKGSERGNIADAAYRERCNINESIRVMLVLRFTTPDDEYYAELHDSIDPQFGGINANRPLSKASYARKFGADEADIEHVRAFARHYRLSIEREHPASRTVFLAGTVGQMEQAFRVSLARYDHKHGTFRGRAGGIYLPEYLQGVVVAVLGLDDRLATNCCLHVNDAFSNATTHPSSYTPLELAEHYHFPEHDGAGQCIGIIELGGGYHLPQLEHYFKRMGVSSPQIVDVCVGGATNSPTSPDGENEVNPIDIEVQMDIEIVGTLAPAAKIVVYFAPNTDAGFLEAINAAIHDERNAPSVISISWGGSESKWTAQALQVFNQAFQTAAALGITVCVASGDLGSSDGEPHGVHVNFPASSPYVLACGGTRLQKTQEETAWHSRDGSATGGGVSQYFALPGWQLGLSLVDKYGGQHALQHRGVPDVSGNADPETGYLIEVNGQVGVVGGTSAVAPLWAGLLARMLALTESVALFIPPLLYRNRNSCKDIVRGNNGAFVASEGWDACTGLGSPDGVKLLRLLKRLVRLNGAREDEGEGGR from the coding sequence ATGACTTACCAATTATTGAAAGGGAGCGAGCGCGGAAATATCGCTGATGCCGCGTATCGCGAACGCTGTAATATTAATGAAAGCATCAGAGTCATGCTGGTGCTACGTTTTACCACGCCAGATGATGAATATTACGCCGAACTGCACGATAGCATCGACCCACAATTTGGCGGGATCAATGCCAACAGACCGCTGTCGAAAGCCAGTTATGCCAGAAAATTCGGCGCTGATGAGGCCGATATAGAACATGTCCGTGCGTTTGCGCGTCATTATCGGTTATCTATTGAACGTGAACATCCTGCCAGCCGTACCGTCTTTTTGGCGGGAACGGTGGGGCAGATGGAGCAAGCGTTTCGTGTGAGCTTAGCCCGGTATGACCACAAACATGGAACATTTCGTGGAAGAGCTGGGGGGATTTATCTACCGGAATATCTACAGGGCGTCGTGGTTGCCGTGCTTGGCCTTGATGATCGCCTGGCAACGAACTGCTGCCTGCATGTGAATGACGCGTTCTCTAATGCGACAACGCATCCGTCAAGTTATACGCCGCTAGAACTGGCGGAGCACTACCACTTTCCTGAACATGATGGGGCGGGGCAGTGCATCGGTATTATTGAACTGGGGGGCGGATATCACTTACCGCAATTGGAGCACTATTTTAAACGCATGGGCGTCAGCTCACCGCAGATTGTTGATGTTTGTGTCGGGGGGGCGACGAATTCTCCGACATCGCCAGACGGTGAAAACGAGGTGAATCCCATTGATATCGAAGTGCAGATGGATATCGAAATTGTGGGTACGCTGGCCCCTGCCGCCAAAATTGTGGTGTACTTTGCCCCGAACACTGATGCTGGATTTTTAGAAGCGATCAATGCTGCGATCCATGATGAGAGAAACGCACCGTCGGTTATTTCAATTAGCTGGGGGGGCAGTGAGTCAAAATGGACGGCACAAGCATTACAGGTGTTCAATCAGGCCTTTCAAACGGCGGCAGCATTAGGTATTACGGTGTGTGTAGCCTCTGGCGATCTAGGATCGAGTGATGGTGAACCGCATGGGGTGCATGTGAATTTCCCTGCTTCCAGTCCTTACGTTTTGGCCTGTGGCGGTACTCGATTGCAAAAAACGCAAGAGGAAACAGCGTGGCACAGCCGAGATGGTAGCGCGACGGGGGGCGGCGTTAGTCAGTACTTTGCGTTACCTGGCTGGCAGTTAGGGCTGTCTCTGGTCGATAAATATGGCGGCCAGCACGCCCTGCAACATCGTGGTGTACCCGATGTTAGCGGCAATGCCGATCCTGAAACGGGCTACCTGATTGAAGTCAACGGACAGGTAGGCGTGGTTGGGGGAACCAGTGCGGTTGCGCCGCTGTGGGCCGGTTTACTGGCGCGTATGCTCGCATTGACCGAGTCGGTCGCGTTGTTTATTCCCCCGCTGCTTTATCGCAACCGTAATAGCTGCAAAGATATCGTGCGGGGAAATAATGGGGCATTTGTCGCATCTGAAGGATGGGATGCCTGTACAGGGCTGGGGTCGCCAGATGGCGTGAAGTTGCTGAGGCTGTTGAAGCGGCTCGTCAGGCTCAATGGTGCACGAGAGGATGAAGGCGAAGGTGGACGCTAA
- the adrA gene encoding diguanylate cyclase AdrA, whose product MSALPPTFLTVDVRRSGLRFSQRVYIPRIAGTILCALFISSVLITKPTPALLWGLLFVNVFVWPHLAYRLSQRSRDPMRRERHNLLIDVVFGGVWIGFMGVNLLPSALIVAMVGMNGTAGGGIKLFVQGIVLQCATGVLVLALFAVPISLDTTPIQLYACLPMLLIYPISLGYVTYTTALKLAEHKRMLMEVSIHDGMTNLYNRHHWEHLLKHEYDICLRHKRTATLVLFDIDHFKAFNDNFGHNVGDQAILLLARELTSGFRDTDVIGRFGGDEFAVILPQTRAGDALDAVNRIRESLSLKFLSQTPQLAVFVSVGIAEISPEMGQYIDWLKAADMALYRAKNKGRRRTEVA is encoded by the coding sequence ATGTCAGCCTTGCCGCCGACGTTTTTGACGGTAGATGTACGTCGCTCAGGGTTACGCTTTTCCCAGCGTGTCTACATTCCACGTATTGCCGGTACGATACTGTGTGCTCTCTTTATATCCTCGGTGCTGATTACCAAGCCTACGCCAGCGTTATTATGGGGATTACTCTTTGTGAACGTTTTTGTCTGGCCTCACCTGGCTTACAGACTATCCCAGCGGTCACGCGATCCTATGCGGCGTGAGAGGCACAATTTATTGATTGATGTGGTTTTTGGTGGTGTTTGGATAGGATTTATGGGCGTAAATCTTTTACCCAGCGCACTGATTGTTGCGATGGTTGGGATGAACGGCACGGCTGGTGGTGGAATCAAGCTGTTTGTTCAAGGCATCGTATTACAGTGTGCCACAGGCGTACTGGTTCTTGCGCTGTTTGCGGTGCCTATCTCGCTGGATACGACGCCGATACAGCTTTATGCCTGCCTGCCGATGCTGTTGATCTACCCGATTTCCCTGGGCTATGTGACCTACACTACCGCGCTGAAACTAGCGGAACATAAACGTATGCTGATGGAAGTTAGCATTCATGACGGTATGACGAATCTCTATAATCGTCACCACTGGGAACACCTGCTGAAACACGAGTATGACATTTGTCTGCGTCATAAGCGGACGGCGACGTTGGTTCTGTTCGATATCGATCATTTTAAAGCATTTAACGATAATTTTGGGCATAACGTCGGCGATCAGGCGATATTGCTGTTGGCGCGTGAACTAACGTCCGGCTTTCGGGATACGGATGTAATTGGGCGATTCGGTGGGGATGAGTTTGCCGTTATTTTACCGCAAACCCGTGCGGGGGACGCGCTGGATGCGGTGAATCGCATTCGAGAGAGTTTATCGCTGAAGTTCCTGAGCCAGACACCCCAGCTCGCGGTTTTTGTCAGCGTTGGCATTGCGGAGATTTCGCCGGAGATGGGGCAGTATATTGACTGGTTAAAAGCGGCGGATATGGCGCTCTATCGGGCAAAAAATAAAGGCCGTCGCCGAACTGAAGTGGCCTGA
- a CDS encoding ABC transporter substrate-binding protein yields the protein MFNIKQVVAFTALIAAAASSSAAVETDKRPINDLYQNALREGGIVTVYAGGDTPGQQDGIKQAFEKRFPGMKLNVIVDYSKYHDARIDNQLATNTLVPDVVQLQTLQDYPRWKKEGVLLSYKPIGWDKVYPAFKDKDGAWTGVFVDAFSNVVNTKLIAENAWPTEANDYLRPDLKGSIVLTYPNDDDAVLFWFKQVVDKYGWEYVAKFKEQNPVYVRGTQAPADDVESGKSAATFSTDGALAPDQNANSRFVLPKNDPFVSWAQRAAIFKQAKHPESAKLYLSWLLDKETQSNVWYMWSVRTDIAPPAGYKPIWEYKNTSPQAFADFMSDREAVESFRAQIGLYLGEVKGEPSPGHLGLHPKEALPH from the coding sequence ATGTTTAACATAAAACAAGTGGTCGCATTTACGGCGCTGATAGCGGCGGCAGCGAGCAGCTCTGCGGCAGTAGAGACCGACAAGCGTCCAATCAATGATCTTTATCAGAACGCACTTCGAGAAGGCGGTATTGTAACTGTATACGCAGGCGGAGACACGCCGGGTCAGCAGGATGGCATCAAACAGGCGTTTGAAAAACGCTTTCCAGGTATGAAACTCAACGTCATTGTGGACTACAGTAAATACCACGATGCCCGTATTGATAACCAGTTGGCGACCAATACGCTGGTGCCGGATGTGGTACAGCTACAAACCTTGCAGGATTATCCGCGCTGGAAGAAAGAAGGCGTGCTGCTGAGTTACAAACCGATTGGCTGGGACAAAGTGTATCCAGCGTTTAAAGATAAAGACGGTGCCTGGACCGGCGTGTTTGTCGATGCGTTCAGCAACGTGGTCAATACCAAGCTGATTGCCGAAAATGCCTGGCCGACAGAAGCTAATGATTACCTGCGTCCCGATCTGAAAGGCAGTATTGTCTTGACCTACCCGAACGATGACGATGCCGTGCTGTTCTGGTTCAAGCAGGTCGTGGATAAATACGGCTGGGAGTATGTTGCGAAGTTCAAAGAGCAGAACCCCGTTTACGTGCGGGGTACGCAGGCACCAGCAGACGATGTAGAAAGCGGTAAATCTGCAGCGACATTCTCAACCGACGGCGCGCTTGCTCCCGATCAGAATGCCAATTCCCGTTTTGTTCTGCCTAAAAACGATCCATTCGTCTCTTGGGCACAGCGGGCGGCCATTTTCAAACAGGCCAAACATCCGGAAAGCGCCAAGCTGTATCTGAGCTGGCTATTGGATAAAGAGACGCAGAGCAATGTCTGGTATATGTGGTCGGTTCGTACTGACATTGCACCGCCCGCTGGCTATAAACCTATCTGGGAATATAAGAATACCAGCCCGCAAGCTTTTGCCGATTTCATGAGCGATCGTGAGGCGGTAGAGTCATTCCGTGCCCAGATCGGGCTGTATCTTGGCGAAGTGAAAGGTGAACCCTCTCCGGGTCACTTAGGGCTGCATCCAAAGGAAGCACTACCGCATTAA
- a CDS encoding putative quinol monooxygenase, whose amino-acid sequence MLQVIAQDFIKPESIEIVMPLYRELVEKTRQEPLCISYALFINQKDPGHFTFIETWPDRAALDIHCQTEHFQRLVPMINSHQRAECTFLLMDPFDRNITTV is encoded by the coding sequence ATGCTTCAAGTCATCGCACAGGATTTTATTAAGCCGGAGAGCATTGAGATCGTCATGCCACTGTACCGAGAATTAGTAGAGAAAACGCGACAAGAGCCGCTGTGCATCTCCTATGCGCTTTTTATCAATCAGAAAGATCCGGGGCATTTCACCTTTATCGAAACCTGGCCGGATAGAGCCGCGCTGGATATTCACTGCCAGACCGAACACTTCCAGCGTCTGGTTCCCATGATAAATAGCCACCAGCGAGCCGAGTGTACCTTCCTGCTGATGGACCCGTTTGACAGAAACATTACCACAGTTTGA
- a CDS encoding MurR/RpiR family transcriptional regulator — MPMATSLRELQEQIRERYDSLSKRLQQVAHYVLDNTNSIAFDTVAVIAERADVPPSTLIRFANAFDFSGFNEMKQLFRMNLVEETASYTDRARLFRAMEADAVPETPLDILHEFARSNAQAMQQLAARTPQDDLQKAVDLLAQADTIYIVGLRRSFSVATYLTYALSHLESNAILVNGLGGMFREQLSRVRSRDVVVSISFSPYSQETVMVSEMAAKAGARQIVITDSQISPLATLSDVCFVVKEAQVDAFRSQSATLCLVQSLMVSLAYRQGSGAEQSEKQQRG; from the coding sequence ATGCCCATGGCAACCAGCCTGAGAGAGTTACAGGAACAAATCCGTGAGCGTTACGATTCGCTCAGCAAGCGGTTACAGCAGGTCGCGCATTATGTGCTGGATAATACCAACAGCATCGCGTTCGATACCGTCGCGGTGATCGCCGAACGCGCTGACGTCCCTCCCTCAACGTTAATTCGCTTCGCCAACGCCTTTGATTTCAGCGGGTTCAACGAAATGAAACAACTATTCCGCATGAATTTAGTGGAGGAAACCGCCAGTTATACTGACCGTGCGCGGCTGTTTCGGGCGATGGAAGCTGACGCGGTGCCAGAAACGCCGTTGGATATTCTGCATGAATTTGCCCGCTCAAATGCACAGGCGATGCAACAGTTGGCAGCACGCACCCCGCAAGACGATCTGCAAAAAGCCGTCGACCTACTGGCGCAGGCGGACACGATCTATATCGTGGGGTTACGACGCTCGTTCAGCGTCGCCACCTACCTTACCTATGCGCTCAGCCATCTGGAAAGCAATGCGATTCTAGTAAACGGTCTGGGAGGCATGTTTCGCGAACAGCTCAGCCGCGTCCGCTCACGCGATGTGGTAGTCTCCATCAGTTTCTCGCCCTATTCACAGGAAACCGTGATGGTCAGCGAAATGGCAGCTAAAGCCGGCGCGCGACAAATTGTGATTACTGACAGCCAGATCAGCCCGTTGGCAACGCTCAGCGATGTCTGCTTTGTGGTGAAGGAAGCGCAGGTTGATGCATTCCGTTCACAGTCTGCCACGCTGTGTCTTGTGCAGTCGTTGATGGTATCGCTGGCCTACCGGCAGGGAAGCGGCGCAGAACAGAGCGAAAAACAACAGCGCGGCTAG
- a CDS encoding CoA-acylating methylmalonate-semialdehyde dehydrogenase, with protein sequence METVSSFIQGAIVSSRSQRYAAVYNPATGEQIRQVVMSDKAEVEQAIASAAAAFPAWSKHSPLRRARVLFRFKALLEERMDTLARLISQEHGKVYSDAVGEVTRGLEVVEFACGIPHLQKGEHSANVGTGVDSHSLMQPLGVCVGITPFNFPAMVPMWMFPIALATGNTFVLKPSEKDPSLSLLLAQLLKEAGLPDGVFNVVQGDKEAVDVLLTDPRVQAVSFVGSTPVAEYIYQTASAHGKRCQALGGAKNHCILMPDADMDMAASAIMGAAFGAAGERCMALSVVVAVGDDTAEALHQRLSAQIKAMRVGPGLVDGQENEMGPVISAPHRAKIADYIQSGVEQGATLRIDGRTLSVQGHPQGYFIGPTLFDNVTPEMKIYQEEIFGPVLSVVRVPDYQTAVTLINNHEYGNGTAIFTRDGETARQFCEEVQAGMVGVNVPIPVPMAFHSFGGWKRSIFGPLNVHGNDGVRFYTRMKTVTSRWPASVRLEHHTSSFIMPTLE encoded by the coding sequence ATGGAAACCGTATCTAGCTTCATTCAGGGGGCGATTGTCTCCAGCCGCAGTCAGCGCTACGCCGCGGTGTATAACCCGGCGACGGGCGAGCAGATTCGTCAGGTTGTGATGTCTGATAAGGCGGAAGTCGAGCAGGCCATTGCCAGCGCGGCGGCGGCATTCCCTGCGTGGTCAAAGCACTCTCCGCTACGCCGTGCGCGTGTCCTGTTCCGCTTCAAGGCGTTGTTGGAAGAACGCATGGATACGCTGGCTCGGCTGATTTCACAGGAGCATGGCAAGGTCTATTCCGATGCTGTAGGGGAGGTGACGCGCGGGCTGGAAGTTGTTGAGTTCGCCTGCGGTATTCCGCATCTGCAAAAAGGGGAGCACTCGGCGAATGTTGGCACCGGTGTGGATAGCCATTCGCTCATGCAGCCGCTTGGCGTGTGTGTCGGGATTACGCCGTTTAACTTTCCGGCGATGGTGCCCATGTGGATGTTCCCGATTGCACTGGCGACGGGCAATACCTTTGTGCTTAAGCCGTCGGAAAAAGATCCGTCGCTCTCGCTGCTGTTAGCGCAATTGTTGAAAGAAGCAGGCCTGCCGGATGGCGTGTTTAACGTGGTTCAGGGTGACAAAGAAGCGGTGGATGTGCTGTTGACCGATCCGCGCGTGCAGGCGGTGAGCTTTGTGGGGTCAACGCCAGTGGCGGAATATATTTATCAGACGGCATCGGCGCACGGTAAGCGCTGTCAGGCGCTGGGCGGGGCGAAAAATCACTGCATTCTGATGCCAGATGCCGACATGGATATGGCTGCCAGCGCGATTATGGGCGCGGCGTTTGGCGCGGCGGGTGAGCGCTGTATGGCATTGTCGGTGGTGGTGGCCGTTGGCGATGACACGGCAGAAGCACTACACCAACGTTTGAGCGCGCAGATAAAAGCGATGCGTGTTGGGCCGGGCTTGGTGGACGGGCAGGAAAATGAAATGGGGCCGGTGATCAGCGCGCCGCATCGGGCGAAAATTGCCGACTATATTCAAAGTGGTGTCGAGCAAGGGGCGACGCTGCGCATTGATGGACGCACGCTGTCCGTGCAGGGGCATCCGCAAGGCTATTTCATCGGGCCGACGCTGTTCGATAATGTCACGCCGGAGATGAAAATCTATCAGGAAGAAATTTTTGGCCCGGTGCTATCCGTCGTGCGCGTGCCGGATTACCAGACGGCGGTGACGCTGATTAATAATCATGAATACGGCAACGGTACGGCTATTTTTACCCGCGATGGTGAAACGGCACGTCAGTTCTGCGAAGAAGTGCAGGCCGGCATGGTCGGCGTGAACGTACCGATTCCGGTGCCAATGGCGTTCCACAGCTTCGGCGGCTGGAAGCGCTCTATTTTTGGGCCGCTCAATGTCCACGGCAACGATGGTGTACGCTTCTACACCCGCATGAAAACCGTCACCAGCCGCTGGCCTGCCAGCGTCCGTCTGGAACACCACACCAGCAGCTTCATCATGCCCACGCTGGAGTGA
- the iolD gene encoding 3D-(3,5/4)-trihydroxycyclohexane-1,2-dione acylhydrolase (decyclizing) — MDTCRITMAQALVRFLNQQYISVDGEETPFVQGVMTIFGHGNVLGIGQALEQEANCLTVHQGCSEQGMAHIAVGFAKQHKRRKIYAVTSSVGPGAANMVTAAATATANRIPVLLLPGDLFACRQPDPVLQQVEQYHDLSISTNDCFKPVSRYWDRINRPEQLMSALINAMRVLTDPADTGAVTLCLPQDVQAEVWDYPASFFRKRVHHLERRPPDASRLDDAAALIARKRCPMLICGGGVRYSGAHDALAQFAEQFAIPFGETQAGKGAIISSHPLNCGGIGVTGGLAANRLAQKADLIIGVGTRLTDFTTGSKSLFQNPNVEFLLLNVAEFDALKLDAQPLIADARVGLEALSERLATVSYRSGWQQAIEQARAEWDQELQRLFTVQDQGELVPEVVDGLEDKLDEYRQMLNTHLTQTRVLGILNEELEDNAIVVGAAGSLPGDLQRVWQVKTPDSYHLEYGYSCMGYEIAAAIGARLAAPRQPVYAMVGDGSYLMLHTELQTAVQEGIKITVLLFDNAGFGCINNLQMSQGMGSFCTENRYRDTQSGQLRGALIPVDFAKNAESYGCKAWRVHDEASLKLALAESRQHAGPVLLDIKVLPKTMTHGYESWWRTGTAQVADNPEIESAANSVKAALSRARQY, encoded by the coding sequence ATGGATACGTGTCGCATCACCATGGCACAAGCGCTAGTCAGGTTTCTCAACCAGCAGTACATCAGCGTAGACGGTGAAGAAACCCCCTTTGTGCAGGGCGTCATGACCATTTTTGGTCACGGTAATGTGTTGGGCATCGGTCAGGCATTAGAGCAGGAAGCGAACTGCCTCACGGTGCATCAGGGGTGCAGCGAACAGGGAATGGCGCACATCGCCGTTGGGTTTGCTAAACAACACAAGCGGCGGAAAATCTATGCGGTGACTTCTTCAGTGGGGCCCGGCGCGGCAAATATGGTGACCGCTGCGGCGACCGCTACCGCCAACCGTATTCCCGTGCTACTTCTCCCTGGCGATCTCTTTGCCTGCCGCCAGCCGGACCCGGTATTGCAGCAGGTCGAGCAATATCACGATCTGTCCATTAGCACCAATGACTGCTTCAAACCGGTCTCTCGCTATTGGGATCGTATTAATCGCCCTGAACAACTGATGAGCGCGCTGATTAATGCCATGCGCGTGCTGACCGATCCGGCAGACACCGGTGCGGTAACGTTGTGTTTGCCGCAGGATGTACAGGCGGAAGTCTGGGATTATCCTGCATCGTTTTTCCGCAAGCGCGTCCATCACCTCGAACGACGTCCGCCAGATGCATCGCGTCTGGATGACGCTGCGGCGTTGATTGCGAGAAAACGCTGTCCAATGCTGATTTGCGGTGGCGGCGTTCGTTATTCCGGTGCACATGATGCTCTGGCACAGTTTGCTGAGCAGTTTGCGATTCCGTTTGGTGAAACGCAGGCGGGCAAGGGCGCGATTATCTCATCGCACCCGCTGAACTGTGGCGGTATTGGCGTCACGGGTGGGCTGGCAGCGAATCGGCTCGCGCAAAAGGCAGATTTGATTATCGGCGTTGGGACGCGTTTAACCGATTTCACCACCGGTTCCAAGTCGCTGTTTCAGAACCCGAATGTCGAATTTTTACTGCTCAACGTTGCCGAATTTGATGCGCTAAAACTGGATGCGCAACCCCTGATCGCCGATGCCCGTGTTGGGCTGGAAGCGTTGAGTGAACGGCTGGCAACGGTGTCGTATCGTAGCGGTTGGCAGCAGGCTATCGAACAGGCGCGTGCGGAATGGGACCAGGAGTTACAGCGGTTGTTTACCGTGCAAGATCAGGGGGAACTGGTGCCGGAAGTGGTGGATGGTCTGGAAGACAAGCTGGATGAATACCGCCAGATGCTGAATACCCATCTGACGCAAACGCGGGTACTTGGCATACTGAATGAGGAACTGGAGGATAACGCGATTGTGGTTGGTGCGGCGGGCTCACTGCCGGGCGATCTACAGCGTGTGTGGCAGGTGAAAACGCCGGACAGCTATCATCTGGAATACGGTTACTCCTGCATGGGATACGAGATTGCGGCGGCGATTGGCGCACGCCTTGCAGCACCGCGGCAGCCGGTCTACGCGATGGTCGGCGACGGGTCTTATTTGATGCTTCACACGGAACTGCAAACGGCGGTACAAGAAGGCATCAAGATCACGGTACTGCTGTTCGACAACGCGGGTTTTGGTTGTATCAATAATCTGCAAATGAGTCAGGGTATGGGCAGCTTCTGTACGGAAAACCGCTACCGCGATACGCAATCGGGGCAACTGCGCGGTGCGCTCATTCCGGTGGATTTCGCCAAGAATGCCGAAAGCTACGGCTGCAAAGCGTGGCGGGTGCATGATGAAGCTTCGCTCAAACTCGCTCTGGCTGAATCACGCCAGCACGCGGGACCAGTACTGCTCGATATCAAGGTACTGCCGAAGACCATGACGCACGGCTATGAATCCTGGTGGCGCACGGGAACGGCGCAAGTTGCCGACAACCCAGAGATTGAATCTGCGGCCAATAGTGTGAAAGCTGCGCTTTCCCGCGCACGGCAGTACTAG
- the iolG gene encoding inositol 2-dehydrogenase has product MFNIALLGAGRIGQVHAVNIAAHKETNLYAVVDPNPANAIALAERYHTKVQTVDEVMNDPAVHAVLIASATDTHADLIELAAKHGKAIFCEKPVHLDIARVRDCLTVVKQQNVPLFVGFNRRYDPQFRRVKTLASEGNIGKPESLLIISRDPSPPPAEYVRVSGGMFRDMTIHDFDMARFIMGEEPVSVFAQGSNLVDPAIGEAGDIDTAFIVLKFASGAMATIVNSRRSGYGYDQRLELHGAKGVLSAGNIRENVVEQWTDDGCLSAKPEYFFLQRYHAAYAAEWQHFVEVLHGNTQPECSGLDGERALNLADKAFESLAQGKEVAV; this is encoded by the coding sequence ATGTTTAACATCGCTTTACTGGGCGCTGGCCGCATCGGTCAGGTCCATGCAGTGAACATCGCGGCACACAAAGAAACTAACCTGTACGCGGTGGTCGATCCCAACCCCGCAAATGCTATCGCGCTGGCCGAACGTTACCATACCAAAGTACAAACGGTTGACGAGGTTATGAACGATCCCGCCGTGCACGCTGTCCTGATTGCCTCCGCGACTGACACGCACGCCGATCTGATTGAGTTAGCCGCCAAACACGGCAAAGCCATCTTCTGTGAAAAGCCGGTGCATCTGGATATTGCTCGCGTTCGCGATTGCCTGACCGTCGTCAAACAGCAGAACGTACCGTTGTTTGTGGGCTTCAATCGTCGCTATGACCCGCAATTCCGCCGTGTCAAAACGCTGGCGAGCGAAGGCAATATCGGCAAACCAGAATCTCTCCTGATTATCTCGCGCGATCCGTCCCCGCCGCCTGCCGAGTATGTCCGCGTTTCTGGCGGTATGTTCCGTGATATGACGATCCATGATTTCGATATGGCGCGCTTCATTATGGGCGAAGAGCCGGTGTCGGTCTTTGCACAAGGCAGCAATCTGGTCGATCCGGCGATTGGCGAGGCGGGTGACATTGATACCGCATTTATCGTGCTGAAATTTGCCTCAGGCGCGATGGCGACCATCGTCAACAGCCGCCGTTCCGGCTATGGCTACGATCAGCGTCTCGAATTGCACGGCGCGAAAGGCGTGCTCAGCGCGGGCAATATCCGTGAGAACGTGGTTGAGCAGTGGACAGACGACGGTTGCCTGTCCGCGAAACCTGAATATTTCTTCCTGCAACGCTATCACGCGGCCTATGCAGCAGAGTGGCAGCACTTTGTTGAGGTCTTGCATGGCAACACGCAGCCGGAATGTTCCGGGCTTGATGGCGAACGCGCGCTGAATCTGGCGGATAAAGCGTTTGAATCCCTGGCTCAAGGCAAGGAGGTTGCCGTGTAA
- a CDS encoding substrate-binding domain-containing protein, which produces MKKIISVTAIAIALGLSGFAQAQNEQIVFSTPNLAMPFEVHMQRTAVKAAKELGVNLQVLDGQGSSPKQAADLENAITRGAQGFVVSPNDVNAVSSAVTEIQDAKLPVVTLDRSVKTEKAVLHFGANNYKGGQAIADYVKTKFPDGAEIILLTGQPGSSSNIERTQGIRDSLKAGGSKYHIVADQTGNWMRSEGMRIVESVFPSLPKRPQVILSANDDMALGAIEALQGQGLKPGDVMVTGFDAVPEALARVRDGWLAVTADQRPGYAVTTALTQLTNNIRSKAPITGADYQPTMITKDNLNDAERIGEAGK; this is translated from the coding sequence ATGAAAAAGATCATCAGCGTTACCGCAATCGCCATCGCACTGGGTCTGTCTGGTTTTGCTCAGGCTCAAAATGAACAAATCGTTTTCAGTACGCCGAATCTCGCTATGCCGTTTGAAGTTCACATGCAGCGCACTGCCGTTAAAGCCGCCAAAGAATTGGGCGTGAATTTACAAGTGCTGGATGGACAGGGTAGCTCGCCGAAGCAGGCTGCCGATTTAGAGAATGCCATCACGCGTGGTGCGCAGGGCTTTGTGGTGTCACCGAATGACGTCAACGCGGTTTCCAGCGCGGTGACCGAAATTCAAGATGCCAAACTGCCGGTGGTGACGCTGGATCGTTCGGTGAAAACAGAAAAAGCGGTGCTGCATTTTGGTGCTAACAACTACAAAGGCGGTCAGGCGATTGCCGACTATGTGAAAACCAAGTTCCCGGATGGGGCAGAGATCATTCTGCTGACCGGTCAGCCGGGCTCTTCTTCTAACATTGAGCGGACGCAGGGGATCCGCGACAGCCTGAAAGCGGGCGGCAGCAAATATCACATTGTGGCTGACCAGACGGGGAACTGGATGCGTTCTGAAGGAATGCGCATCGTTGAAAGTGTTTTTCCTTCGCTGCCTAAACGCCCGCAGGTGATCCTCTCTGCGAATGACGATATGGCGCTGGGCGCGATTGAAGCGTTACAGGGGCAGGGGCTGAAACCCGGCGATGTGATGGTGACAGGCTTTGATGCCGTGCCGGAAGCGCTGGCTCGCGTACGCGACGGTTGGTTGGCGGTTACTGCCGATCAGCGTCCAGGCTATGCGGTGACCACGGCATTAACGCAGTTAACCAATAACATCCGCAGTAAAGCGCCGATCACCGGGGCTGACTACCAACCGACCATGATTACCAAAGATAATCTGAACGATGCCGAGCGCATTGGCGAAGCGGGTAAATAA